The following are encoded in a window of Castanea sativa cultivar Marrone di Chiusa Pesio chromosome 5, ASM4071231v1 genomic DNA:
- the LOC142634705 gene encoding uncharacterized protein LOC142634705, with translation MQKLGFPEKWIERVMTCVTTTAFSILLNGYGNVTPSRGIHQGDPLSLYLFLLCAKGFTSLLAKAKSNGKIHGASICRGAPKISNLLFVDDSILFCRATQNEVEVGNERKIHWQRWEKLMLSKREGGMGFRDLRAFNLAMLAKQGWRLLHDNNSLVFECLKARYFPRTHLFDAKESSNCSFVWKSIVAAFPIMKSGCCWRVGNGHSIQILGDKWIPNHPTNAHLHIIKDKVAKEVLRGGWVAESSRGCIGKGVWPKLWKLRIPNKIKVFGWRACNEILPTKLNLSKRRVIEDAMCPICLRFSKSVVHALWECDAARDVWASQDMEVVLVQAWLIWNQRNQVVHGGKFHDLGWLTNQAREFLEEFRITSALMGPVHGGQSNRDTCSSFGAVNEKGEVMAAMAAKGPEVFCSEEVELLACRKAMNLL, from the exons ATGCAAAAGTTGGGTTTTCCAGAAAAGTGGATTGAGAGAGtgatgacatgtgtcaccacCACAGCATTCTCTATTCTACTTAATGGATATGGGAATGTGACTCCATCTAGGGGAATCCATCAAGGAGACCCTCTCTCACTgtacttatttttgttatgtgcAAAAGGATTTACATCTTTGCTGGCAAAAGCAAAGTCTAATGGGAAAATTCATGGTGCTTCCATTTGCAGAGGGGCACCAAAGATTTCTAACTTATTATTTGTAGATGATTCCATTTTGTTCTGCAGGGCTACACAAAATGAAGTGGAG GTGGGGAATgaaaggaaaattcattggCAAAGGTGGGAAAAATTGATGTTATCAAAGAGGGAGGGAGGAATGGGTTTTAGGGATTTAAGGGCTTTTAATTTAGCAATGTTAGCTAAACAAGGGTGGAGGTTGCTGCATGATAATAATTCTTTAGTATTTGAATGCCTTAAAGCTAGATATTTCCCAAGAACTCATCTCTTTGATGCTAAGGAGTCCTCAAATTGTTCTTTTGTTTGGAAGAGTATTGTGGCTGCTTTTCCTATCATGAAGTCTGGGTGTTGTTGGCGAGTTGGGAATGGCCATTCAATTCAGATTCTTGGGGATAAATGGATACCGAATCATCCAACAAATGCGCATTTACATATAATTAAGGATAAA GTGGCTAAGGAAGTTTTGAGAGGAGGTTGGGTAGCCGAGAGTTCTAGGGGCTGTATTGGAAAGGGAGTTTGGCCTAAACTTTGGAAGCTTAGAATTCCTAATAAAATTAAGGTGTTTGGGTGGAGAGCTTGTAATGAAATCTTGCCAACAAAGTTGAACTTGTCAAAGAGAAGAGTTATTGAAGATGCGATGTGCCCAATTTGCTTGAGGTTTTCAAAATCAGTTGTCCATGCTCTTTGGGAATGTGATGCGGCTAGAGATGTGTGGGCG TCTCAAGATATGGAGGTAGTGCTCGTTCAAGCATGGCTGATTTGGAATCAAAGGAATCAGGTTGTGCATGGAGGCAAGTTCCATGATCTGGGGTGGTTGACCAATCAAGCAAGGGAGTTTCTTGAGGAATTTCGGATTACATCAGCACTGATGGGACCTGTACATGGAGGGCAGTCTAATCGGGATACCTG CTCTAGTTTCGGTGCAGTCAATGAAAAAGGTGAGGTTATGGCAGCCATGGCAGCTAAGGGACCTGAGGTTTTTTGTAGCGAGGAGGTTGAGTTACTTGCTTGTAGAAAAGCTATGAATTTGTTATAG